The Gavia stellata isolate bGavSte3 chromosome 1, bGavSte3.hap2, whole genome shotgun sequence genome has a segment encoding these proteins:
- the CBY2 gene encoding protein chibby homolog 2, with amino-acid sequence MSAFDPTSQSMQCKEPEIDCITPRMKLKDEMFVFIDGKWVNEIYCQPPFASHRKLFSKKAQNEWSIWEENQVLRIENRMLWEENKALQCLQSQNKAVQVIYTDAVQQSFQKANKPFPFFQKRNIGFQVSPGNNALQAVQEKTRVLEDFQKENKTVPIIWKDQKAITVHEERKDASSDLQKDTDAITAVEEGNPGPAPQQEHEAKKESTTPAQNKIKSAPSMQGEYEILRVLQDIYELLHIFLKANHLLGEKQGCHIFYDVNRSFQEDYNKLKLQLNAVKNTVSDITAQMEMLEKELIAITSPMYEEAGQKLATEHQLGEM; translated from the coding sequence ATGTCTGCTTTTGATCCGACGAGCCAGAGCATGCAGTGTAAAGAACCTGAGATAGACTGTATCACCCCACGGATGAAATTGAAGGATGAGATGTTTGTCTTTATTGACGGTAAATGGGTGAATGAGATCTACTGCCAGCCACCCTTTGCTTCCCACCGGAAACTCTTTAGCAAGAAGGCACAGAATGAGTGGAGCATCTGGGAGGAGAACCAAGTCCTCCGAATTGAGAACAGGATGctctgggaagaaaacaaagctctgCAATGTCTCCAGTCACAGAACAAAGCTGTCCAGGTTATTTACACCGATGCCGTTCAGCAAAGCTTCCAGAAGGCAAATAAGCCATTCCCATTCTTCCAAAAGAGGAACATAGGCTTTCAGGTCAGCCCAGGCAACAACGCTCTCCAGGCAGTCCAGGAAAAGACTAGAGTCTTAGAGGATTTccagaaagagaataaaacagTCCCCATCATCTGGAAAGACCAAAAAGCCATCACAGTCcatgaagagagaaaagatgcCAGCTCAGATCTTCAGAAGGACACTGATGCCATCACAGCTGTGGAAGAAGGTAACCCTGGCCCAGCCCCCCAGCAGGAACATGAAGCTAAAAAGGAGAGCACCACTCCAGCCCAGAATAAGATCAAGTCTGCCCCAAGCATGCAGGGCGAGTATGAAATCCTCCGGGTTCTCCAGGATATATACGAACTCCTCCACATCTTCCTGAAAGCGAACCATCTCCTTGGGGAGAAACAGGGCTGTCACATTTTCTATGATGTGAACAGATCCTTCCAAGAAGATTACAATAAATTGAAGCTGCAGCTGAATGCTGTGAAAAACACCGTGTCAGACATTACGGCTCAAATGGAAATGTTGGAAAAGGAGCTTATTGCCATCACTTCCCCAATGTATGAAGAAGCAGGACAGAAGCTGGCAACTGAGCATCAGCTTGGAGAGATGTGA